In Desulfurellaceae bacterium, the genomic stretch TGCCTGAATCTCGGCCCGTGCCTGGTCTGACAGCACCTGGAGTACGGCGTTCAGTTGTGGGTTGACCTTTTCGATGGCCTGGATCGCGCTGGCCACCAGTTCTTCGGCGCTGACTTCGTTGCGCGCCACCAGCTCAGCCAGCCCAAGGCCGTCATACTTTGTATATTCACTCAGAGATAGCATTCGTCGCACCCTCCTTTGTTGGGGAGCCCTTAGCCTAGCATGCCGCACTCGAAAGCGTCCACGCATCGGCCGGGGGATCGCACCGCAAGAGAGTTCATACCGTTCTTGAGTGTGAAAAATCACGCCATCGCTAAGAGACACCGATGCTAACGCAGCCCGGACCGCAGGGCCGCAAACCAGAACCCGACCGCGCCGAGGAGGGCCACGCCGAGGAGGGCGCCGAGCATCCAGGCCGGGTCGTCGGTGGCGGTCCAGATGGCGGCCGTACCGAGCGGTGACAGGGCCGAGGCGACCATCATCGGCGCGCCCATCACCCCGATAGTCTTGCCGTAGTGCTCCCGGCCCAGCCACTCGGCCGGTGCCACCCCGCGCAGAATGCTGGTGATGCCGTTGGTGATGCCAAAGGCGATTGCAAAGAGGACCAGCCAGCCGAGTCGGGGCGGCGAAACGAGCAGGATTGCGACCGCGCCGAGGCTGAGTGTCGTCGTCAGCGCACCGACCAGACTGATGCGTGCCCGCTCGCCACAGGCCATCATCGTCAGGCGTCCGACGAATTGCATCGGACCGATCAAAGCGGCCGCAATCACTATGGAAGCTGTCTCGACCCCGATTGACTTGAGATACGGCACGAACTGAAACACGAGGCCGGACAGGCTGGCCCACCAGGCTGTGAACCACACGCACAGTCCCCAGAACAGCGGGTCGCGCAGGCGCTGGCGCATGACCGCCCGAGCCTCGTCCGAGGAGGAGGGCGCGGCAGCCTCGGCGGTGCTGCGAGCGAGGGACTGCGGCGGGACCAGCCACCAGTGGATCGGGATGCAGACACAGACGTGCAGACCGGCCAGTACCAGCAGCACCTCGCGCCAGATGAGCACGGTCAGGAGGCTTTCAATCAGGGGGATGAACACCGTGCTGGCAAAGCCGGCGATGAGAGTCAGGGCGGTAATCGCCCGCCGGGCGTCGGTCCCAAAGTGCTGGGTGAGGACGGCGAAAGCAGGATCGTACAGGATGGCCGCCATGCACGCTCCGAGCCCCAGCCAGACGGCGTACAACGCCACGGGCTGCTCGACCTGCGACCAGGCTGCCAGGAGCAGACTCGCTCCCAGCGAGCCACCGGTCATGATGACCCGCCCGCCGTAGCGGTCGATGATCGCCCCGACCGGATAGGCGCACAGCCCGGCCGTCAGCAGGCCGACGGTGGCGGCGCCGTTGAGTAGCGGCAGGGACCAGCCGAACGCGTCGGTCATGGGCAGGACGA encodes the following:
- a CDS encoding MFS transporter — protein: MLPVLHDPTHETEPGIRSMQSLRRHPAVIITALGSAQIVSWGSLFYGFPLFVLPMTDAFGWSLPLLNGAATVGLLTAGLCAYPVGAIIDRYGGRVIMTGGSLGASLLLAAWSQVEQPVALYAVWLGLGACMAAILYDPAFAVLTQHFGTDARRAITALTLIAGFASTVFIPLIESLLTVLIWREVLLVLAGLHVCVCIPIHWWLVPPQSLARSTAEAAAPSSSDEARAVMRQRLRDPLFWGLCVWFTAWWASLSGLVFQFVPYLKSIGVETASIVIAAALIGPMQFVGRLTMMACGERARISLVGALTTTLSLGAVAILLVSPPRLGWLVLFAIAFGITNGITSILRGVAPAEWLGREHYGKTIGVMGAPMMVASALSPLGTAAIWTATDDPAWMLGALLGVALLGAVGFWFAALRSGLR